AATCAGCCCAAACGATATCACCTCCTAATATTCGGGCCATGAGTCAACCTCAGAAGATAGTCCTACTTCTGCCAGTTCTTGCTCAAACTTTTTATCCAATTTTAGGCATTCTTTTGCGAGCCGACTTTTGTCTAGACGTGATAACTTCTCGAAAACTGCTTCTTGAATTGCTCTGCTCCGGTTTGGAAAAACACGTTTTTTGACAAGTGAATCAATTCTTTCGACGAGCTTGTCATCTATGGTGATGGCAATTTTTGCTGCAGACATCACACACTTCCAGTATGATTATTCGTCATACTTTACGAATATTCTCTTAAATTTTCAACCTTTTATAATTTGCTAACGCCTGGCATCAGCAGCGGTGCGCAGCGCCGTCCGCCCGCTCATTGCGCATCGCACCACGCGCATTATCGTCACGCACGCGCACTGGGCACACGGTGAAGGCCGGCCACCGCCGCCGCCACGCCCACGGCCAACCATAGCACCACGACAAACGCCACGCTGTAGAGCAGGAACGGCATCCCGGTCGTTGGAGGCGCAAAGACGAATAGTGTGCATATGATGTAGCTCCCGTGCATGAGTACCGCGATTAGGACGCTCGCCGTACGGTCGTAGACCCACACCATGAGCACACGGTAGGCCGTTAGCGCCGCAATGGCCGTGAGGAAATAGACGGGCAGGAAGATCCCGGCGGACACTCCGTCGAAAGACGTGCTGCCGACCCACCACATCTGGAGCATGTGCCACACGCCCCATACCACTCCCACGATAATGCCGGTGGTGAGCACGCCGAACCGGGTCCTGAGGCGCGGGATCGCGAAACCAGTCCAGCCCAGTTCCTCCACCAGACCGCCGAGGAGTCCATATGCGATTGCGGGCAGGAGCAGGGCAGCCCTGTCGCTCGCATTGACGATCGCAGGCAAATAGACAGGCGAGCTGAGGGAGAGGGCCATCAGCACGCTCCCCTGCACAAGCGGCGCGCCGAGCAGGGCGACTGCGTACCAGCGAACGTGAACGCGCCAGCGGATCAGCCGCACGAGCAGATCGCGCAGTCCTGCTGTGCCTGAGAAGAGAATCGTGCACAGGATGCCCGTGACTGGCGGACCCAAGAGCATTGTCTGGATCGCGGGCAGAAACCGCGGGTCCGTCTGCCAATTGCTGCCCGCGACCAAACCCGCAC
Above is a genomic segment from bacterium containing:
- a CDS encoding ribbon-helix-helix protein, CopG family; this encodes MSAAKIAITIDDKLVERIDSLVKKRVFPNRSRAIQEAVFEKLSRLDKSRLAKECLKLDKKFEQELAEVGLSSEVDSWPEY
- a CDS encoding CPBP family intramembrane metalloprotease; this translates as MMIAQGFLTKHPVRTYFALTITLSWSGLLMVGGAGLVAGSNWQTDPRFLPAIQTMLLGPPVTGILCTILFSGTAGLRDLLVRLIRWRVHVRWYAVALLGAPLVQGSVLMALSLSSPVYLPAIVNASDRAALLLPAIAYGLLGGLVEELGWTGFAIPRLRTRFGVLTTGIIVGVVWGVWHMLQMWWVGSTSFDGVSAGIFLPVYFLTAIAALTAYRVLMVWVYDRTASVLIAVLMHGSYIICTLFVFAPPTTGMPFLLYSVAFVVVLWLAVGVAAAVAGLHRVPSARA